The proteins below come from a single Chryseobacterium bernardetii genomic window:
- a CDS encoding putative periplasmic lipoprotein: MKKLFLMLMATISLSGCSQKKEQQLNHKQENSMHDISKYIFPEAKDVTETNFVEKISSQIKHYDKEPLYYLRINKQNCLVRVYINDVNIYDDYELSNVITPTEISNILKSGPQKVKVRMYPVGDLINKDLGLENEPPATKLSDKAKVDISVVMMDNKSKKGFDDEKVITTQVSTKEATGKESYEFSFTFDADVPYEFEGWTKGQDLRTLNQELVRKKAVEFYQMVGKLYLNKDLNSLIKLDYVSNARTMASAYVDKQYVLEFLEEYKNDVEKYEYRVEDIKDFDIEFMGEGKLVRLINRSQRPKLRGGSALLLTYGSNSSFAPEITLYLPEGRDLATQGFMMWK; encoded by the coding sequence ATGAAGAAACTATTTTTAATGTTAATGGCAACTATTAGTTTATCTGGTTGTAGCCAGAAGAAAGAACAGCAATTAAATCATAAACAAGAAAATTCCATGCATGATATCAGTAAATATATTTTTCCAGAAGCAAAAGATGTAACAGAGACTAATTTTGTAGAGAAAATAAGTTCACAAATTAAACATTATGATAAAGAGCCTTTATATTATTTGAGAATAAACAAGCAGAACTGTTTAGTCAGAGTTTATATTAATGATGTTAATATTTATGATGATTATGAGCTGTCAAATGTAATAACTCCAACAGAAATCAGCAATATATTAAAGTCTGGGCCTCAAAAGGTGAAAGTGAGAATGTACCCTGTAGGGGATTTAATTAATAAAGATTTAGGTCTGGAGAATGAGCCTCCCGCAACCAAACTGTCGGATAAGGCTAAAGTTGATATATCGGTAGTAATGATGGACAATAAATCTAAAAAAGGGTTTGATGATGAAAAAGTAATCACAACACAGGTAAGTACAAAAGAAGCTACCGGAAAGGAATCTTATGAATTTAGTTTCACTTTTGATGCTGATGTTCCTTATGAATTTGAAGGATGGACGAAAGGACAGGATCTGAGAACTTTAAATCAGGAATTAGTGCGTAAAAAAGCAGTTGAATTTTATCAAATGGTTGGGAAATTATATCTTAATAAAGATTTAAATTCACTAATTAAGTTGGACTATGTTTCAAATGCCCGTACAATGGCCTCCGCATATGTTGACAAACAATATGTATTAGAGTTTTTAGAAGAGTATAAAAATGATGTTGAAAAATATGAATACAGGGTGGAGGACATCAAAGATTTTGACATAGAATTTATGGGAGAAGGAAAACTTGTTCGCCTTATCAATCGTAGTCAGCGTCCTAAATTGCGTGGTGGGAGCGCTTTATTGTTAACTTACGGTAGTAATAGCTCTTTTGCACCTGAAATTACCCTATATCTTCCCGAAGGCCGTGATCTGGCTACCCAGGGCTTTATGATGTGGAAGTAA
- a CDS encoding TCR/Tet family MFS transporter, with amino-acid sequence MKNSTKKAAMGFIFITLLIDITGWGIILPVVPKLIKELIHGDISEAAQYGGWLGFAYAFTQFIFSPLVGNLSDRYGRRPVILISLLGFTADYIFLALAPSIRWLFAGRIIAGLTGASISTASAYIADISTDKNRAKNFGMIGAALGMGFIIGPVIGGLLGHYGARIPFYAAAGLCFLNFLYGYFILPESLDKNKRRPFDWKRANPVGSLRFLGKHSEISGLIIALALIYIGIHAVQSNWHFFTIYQFGWDERMIGISLGVLGLLLGLVQGVLIRWTTPQLGEYKSIYYGLICYSIGLFLFAFAYQGWMMFVFLIIYSLGGICGPSLQSVITKHIPSNEQGELQGALTSLVSATSIIGPPVMTNLFYYFTHEKAPFEFSGAPFLLASILMFVSVIIIFFVFEQKNRK; translated from the coding sequence ATGAAAAATTCAACAAAAAAAGCAGCAATGGGGTTCATATTTATAACCTTGCTCATAGACATTACAGGCTGGGGAATTATTCTTCCTGTTGTTCCTAAACTGATTAAAGAACTTATTCATGGGGACATCAGTGAAGCCGCTCAATATGGTGGCTGGTTAGGATTCGCCTATGCATTTACCCAATTTATATTTTCTCCCTTAGTTGGAAACCTCAGTGATCGGTATGGAAGACGCCCAGTTATTCTAATTTCTCTTTTGGGGTTTACAGCAGACTACATTTTTCTGGCACTCGCTCCCTCCATTCGTTGGTTATTTGCAGGAAGAATTATTGCAGGACTTACAGGAGCCAGCATATCTACAGCAAGTGCATATATTGCTGATATTTCAACTGATAAAAACAGAGCCAAGAATTTTGGCATGATAGGCGCTGCCTTAGGTATGGGATTCATTATTGGGCCCGTTATTGGCGGGCTATTGGGCCACTATGGGGCAAGAATTCCTTTTTATGCTGCTGCCGGCCTGTGCTTTTTAAATTTTCTTTACGGATACTTTATTCTTCCTGAAAGTCTTGATAAAAACAAACGCAGACCTTTTGACTGGAAACGGGCTAACCCGGTTGGGTCACTGCGCTTTTTAGGAAAACATAGTGAAATTTCCGGTTTAATCATCGCCTTGGCCCTAATTTATATTGGAATTCATGCCGTACAGAGCAATTGGCATTTTTTTACAATATATCAATTTGGTTGGGATGAACGGATGATAGGAATCTCTCTTGGAGTACTTGGTTTATTGCTAGGATTGGTTCAGGGTGTTTTGATACGGTGGACAACACCTCAACTGGGGGAATACAAAAGTATTTATTATGGCTTGATATGCTATTCTATAGGCCTTTTCTTGTTTGCATTTGCCTACCAGGGGTGGATGATGTTTGTCTTTCTTATTATATACAGCCTGGGAGGGATCTGTGGTCCCTCACTTCAATCAGTTATCACCAAACACATTCCTTCAAATGAACAAGGTGAGCTTCAGGGAGCATTAACCAGCTTAGTAAGTGCTACCTCCATCATTGGTCCTCCAGTAATGACTAATTTATTTTATTATTTTACTCACGAAAAAGCTCCTTTTGAATTTTCAGGAGCGCCTTTTTTGCTGGCTTCCATTTTAATGTTCGTTAGTGTAATTATTATATTTTTTGTTTTTGAACAAAAAAACAGAAAATAA
- a CDS encoding AraC family transcriptional regulator, whose amino-acid sequence MALLLTSENVYKLYNIDPSKKMEGIVILHQQNYPGKEFTEHTRVFDGLLLGFMIQGSMKAQIHFMEYELNAGDIAVLQPQLMIYTQSLSEDAEIVTIGLSLDFIAAFPILHEFVMNHQIRWQPVIRLQPEETGLQKELIALIQNIYHKSPSSRKAEILRHLVIAMMYMISEAYSGLTDHNNFIKSRTHDIIDGFYLLISKYANQQRNVTFYAEKLHLTPQYLSTFLKQKTGKSVLQWINHAMILHAKTLLKSTSLSIKQVGHELNFENSSVFCRFFKKMTGVSPKTFRNGL is encoded by the coding sequence ATGGCTTTACTCTTAACTTCTGAGAATGTTTATAAACTATACAATATCGATCCTTCAAAAAAGATGGAAGGTATTGTTATTCTCCATCAGCAAAACTATCCTGGAAAGGAATTTACTGAACACACCCGTGTATTTGACGGGTTATTGTTAGGATTTATGATACAGGGATCCATGAAAGCTCAGATCCACTTCATGGAATATGAGCTTAATGCGGGAGATATTGCCGTCTTACAGCCACAATTGATGATTTACACCCAATCTCTAAGTGAAGATGCTGAAATTGTAACTATCGGGCTTTCCTTAGATTTTATTGCAGCCTTTCCGATCCTGCATGAATTTGTGATGAACCATCAGATCCGATGGCAACCGGTTATCAGACTTCAGCCTGAAGAAACAGGCCTACAAAAAGAACTTATAGCATTAATTCAAAACATCTACCACAAAAGTCCCAGCTCAAGGAAGGCCGAGATACTTAGGCATCTTGTGATTGCTATGATGTATATGATTTCAGAAGCTTATTCAGGTTTAACAGATCACAATAACTTTATCAAAAGCCGTACCCATGATATTATCGATGGTTTTTATCTCTTGATTTCAAAATATGCTAACCAGCAGCGAAATGTTACATTTTATGCAGAGAAGCTTCATTTAACACCGCAATATCTGTCCACTTTTCTGAAGCAGAAAACAGGAAAATCTGTATTGCAATGGATTAATCATGCCATGATTTTACATGCTAAAACGTTACTTAAATCAACAAGTTTATCCATTAAACAGGTTGGCCATGAACTCAATTTCGAAAATTCAAGTGTATTCTGCAGATTTTTCAAAAAGATGACCGGAGTTTCACCAAAAACTTTCCGGAACGGGTTATAA
- the arr gene encoding NAD(+)--rifampin ADP-ribosyltransferase — MSVKDKIFDEGPFYHGTKADLKTGDFLTAGGNSNYKSELKMNHIYFTALVNGAGLAAALAKGEGAERVYIVEPTGIFENDPNLTDKKFPGNLTRSYRSEAPLKIIGEVTDWSKPAPEELQKFRGKLENNKGEIIN; from the coding sequence ATGTCTGTAAAAGATAAAATTTTTGATGAAGGACCCTTTTACCATGGGACAAAAGCAGATCTGAAAACAGGAGATTTCTTAACTGCGGGAGGCAATTCCAATTATAAATCTGAACTTAAGATGAATCATATCTATTTTACGGCATTGGTAAATGGGGCAGGGCTGGCAGCTGCATTAGCAAAAGGAGAGGGAGCTGAACGTGTATATATTGTAGAACCCACAGGTATTTTTGAAAATGATCCGAATCTGACTGACAAGAAATTTCCCGGTAATCTAACCCGTTCTTACCGTTCAGAAGCTCCATTGAAAATTATTGGAGAAGTAACAGATTGGAGTAAGCCAGCTCCTGAAGAACTACAGAAATTTCGCGGAAAACTGGAAAATAATAAAGGAGAAATAATCAATTAA
- a CDS encoding 3',5'-cyclic-nucleotide phosphodiesterase, which produces MKKTAFSLLALLLHLACQAQNFDVIPLGIYGGEQEDNLSAYLVGATQDSTFLCLDAGTVNTGIRKAIEQKSLNGPEEKVLKDQIKGYFISHGHLDHLSGLIINSPADSKKDIFAIPSVVQILQNHYFITDTWINFADQGQKPILGKYHYNELLDGVEIPTQKTSFFLTGYELSHVNPYKSSAALVRNGNHYLLYLGDTGADRIEKSDRMDNLWKNVAPLIQKKQLNTILIEVSFPNSQPEHLLFGHLTPNLLTEELKKLKEKTGLNDLEGLNIVVTHRKPTGNNPEILKQELLENNPLKVKYIFPEQGKRINLP; this is translated from the coding sequence ATGAAAAAAACAGCATTTTCTTTACTGGCACTTTTGTTACATCTTGCCTGCCAGGCACAAAATTTTGACGTTATTCCATTAGGGATCTATGGAGGAGAACAGGAAGATAATTTATCTGCTTATTTAGTGGGTGCAACCCAAGACAGCACATTCCTTTGCCTTGATGCCGGAACTGTAAATACCGGAATCCGAAAAGCAATTGAACAGAAAAGCCTTAACGGTCCGGAAGAAAAGGTTCTGAAAGACCAGATCAAAGGATACTTTATTTCCCACGGTCATTTAGATCATCTATCCGGTCTTATTATCAACTCTCCTGCTGATTCTAAAAAAGACATTTTCGCCATCCCATCGGTAGTTCAAATTCTGCAAAATCATTATTTCATTACAGATACCTGGATCAACTTTGCAGATCAGGGCCAGAAGCCAATTCTTGGTAAATATCATTATAATGAACTTCTGGATGGCGTGGAAATCCCAACCCAAAAAACTTCTTTTTTCCTAACGGGATATGAGCTGAGCCATGTTAATCCATATAAAAGCAGTGCTGCACTGGTAAGAAATGGAAATCATTACCTTCTCTATCTTGGGGATACAGGCGCAGACAGAATAGAGAAGTCTGACCGTATGGATAACCTTTGGAAAAATGTAGCTCCATTGATACAAAAGAAACAACTGAACACCATACTGATTGAGGTTTCTTTCCCAAACAGCCAGCCAGAACATTTACTTTTTGGCCATCTTACTCCTAATCTGCTGACAGAAGAATTGAAAAAATTAAAGGAAAAAACAGGGCTTAATGATCTGGAAGGCCTTAATATAGTGGTTACCCACAGAAAACCAACAGGAAACAATCCTGAGATTCTCAAACAGGAATTATTGGAAAACAACCCTTTAAAAGTAAAATATATTTTCCCGGAACAGGGTAAAAGAATTAATTTACCTTAA
- a CDS encoding tetratricopeptide repeat protein produces the protein MKNFYILFLLLSSLFTQAQTGLEKEVDNLLDKSFTEFSEVQLVPALKSANEALKKSDKIDYSKGETLANIYIAKVLAEIGGYNEALGYLKNAEYEPYFSSSIDIQVEVCRLRGRTYGLLNMRKLALKEFYQQLKFSQQIKDPYRKQMSTYWAYENIAEIYTQTNQYDSAWVYVQRQEDALKKMKEENVFFDLSGTYAKKGQMYTIRKDYAKAKDYLDKSLVLLEKYKVPYLSYVLENYGDLEDAKGNKEKAIYYYRKALQNAVDLEDKDTAKHLYRVLGDYFMKNKLDVKESNEYLYQYQKLSDSLDIANKEVVERALSQVLDQKDHENNMKSRQYVYLIVFIALLLIMGALFWYRWHLKNKKLIYKNKMTLSEMSQMTVGLEKKIEENKFNDLIVLAKNNNPEFLTLFSELYPDFIQRLKNYDPRIRSSELSFCAMAYLNFSAKDIATYTYVTLGAVEMRRSRLRKKYNIPSEIDFNNWMRRE, from the coding sequence ATGAAAAATTTCTACATTCTTTTTCTTTTATTGAGCAGCCTCTTCACTCAGGCCCAAACTGGTTTGGAAAAGGAAGTGGATAACCTATTAGATAAGTCTTTTACAGAGTTTTCTGAAGTACAATTAGTTCCTGCTCTTAAGAGTGCTAATGAAGCTTTAAAAAAATCAGATAAAATTGATTATTCGAAAGGGGAAACTTTGGCAAATATCTACATCGCCAAGGTATTGGCTGAAATAGGAGGATATAATGAAGCATTAGGTTATTTAAAAAATGCAGAATACGAGCCCTATTTTTCGTCTTCTATAGATATACAGGTTGAGGTTTGCAGACTGAGAGGAAGAACATATGGACTTCTTAATATGAGAAAGCTGGCCCTTAAGGAATTTTATCAGCAATTGAAATTTTCTCAACAGATCAAAGATCCCTACAGAAAGCAGATGTCAACATATTGGGCATATGAAAATATAGCAGAGATTTATACTCAGACGAACCAATATGATTCTGCCTGGGTATACGTACAGCGGCAAGAAGATGCTTTAAAAAAAATGAAAGAGGAAAATGTCTTTTTCGATCTTAGCGGAACTTATGCCAAAAAAGGACAGATGTATACCATCCGGAAAGATTATGCAAAGGCTAAGGATTATCTGGATAAATCATTGGTTCTGCTCGAAAAATATAAAGTTCCTTATTTATCCTACGTTTTGGAGAATTATGGAGACCTTGAAGATGCAAAAGGAAATAAAGAAAAGGCTATCTACTATTACCGTAAGGCCCTTCAAAATGCAGTTGATCTGGAAGATAAAGATACAGCCAAACACTTGTACAGGGTTCTTGGAGATTATTTTATGAAAAATAAGCTTGATGTCAAAGAATCCAATGAGTATCTTTATCAATATCAAAAGCTAAGTGATTCTCTTGATATAGCCAATAAAGAAGTGGTGGAGCGGGCCTTAAGCCAGGTTTTAGACCAGAAAGACCATGAAAACAATATGAAAAGCAGACAATATGTATATCTTATTGTCTTTATAGCTCTTTTATTAATTATGGGTGCATTATTTTGGTACAGATGGCATCTCAAAAATAAAAAACTGATCTATAAAAATAAAATGACCCTTTCTGAAATGAGCCAGATGACAGTAGGGCTTGAAAAAAAAATAGAGGAAAATAAATTCAATGATCTTATTGTTTTGGCAAAAAATAATAATCCTGAATTTTTAACCCTTTTCTCAGAATTATACCCGGATTTTATACAAAGATTAAAAAATTACGATCCCAGAATCAGGAGCAGTGAACTGTCTTTCTGCGCGATGGCGTATCTGAATTTTTCCGCAAAAGATATTGCTACTTATACATATGTGACCCTGGGAGCTGTTGAAATGAGGCGAAGCAGGCTTCGTAAGAAATACAATATCCCTTCAGAGATAGACTTTAACAATTGGATGAGAAGAGAATAA
- a CDS encoding autotransporter outer membrane beta-barrel domain-containing protein produces the protein MKKNIIFLGTILISGLALSQVGVNTAVPKATFDIVGASTDTAKTDGLIAPRLKGSELKAKDALYAAAQTGAIVYVTEALAPAGTTVKTANVTTVGYFYFDGTAWQKIAYGSFTETDGVIGNEVLNATANGGLTRAGSGTAVNPYTLGLTSGTANGQVMTWNGTAWSPANALNIYNSDGTLTADRTVTFGGRALTFKGSEQQTFWGATGTLNQYGTTSCANMILNAADSNGNGVAARMHFQIYPEQSAQIIADSDATGLSLSTSQTTVSAPISFLTNPGGVNAVQRAEISGDGRFNINNTLSIGYTAQQTFTGTQKLKVNGSIVTTGGTYPDYVFEDYYNKTSVIKPTYKFTSLYDTEKFIKENRHLPGVTSIRELDKTEEGYSFNISDLSVQSLEKIEELYLHTIEQQKQIDEQKSQITLLLAITEKLKSEVELLKKKEDIE, from the coding sequence ATGAAAAAAAATATCATTTTTTTAGGAACAATTTTGATTTCCGGCCTTGCATTGTCGCAAGTAGGAGTGAATACAGCAGTACCAAAGGCAACGTTTGATATTGTAGGAGCTTCAACAGACACGGCCAAGACAGACGGTCTGATTGCACCAAGATTGAAAGGTTCTGAACTGAAAGCTAAAGACGCATTGTATGCTGCAGCACAGACAGGTGCTATCGTGTATGTAACGGAAGCTTTGGCTCCTGCCGGAACAACTGTAAAGACAGCAAACGTAACTACAGTAGGATATTTCTATTTTGATGGAACTGCATGGCAGAAAATAGCATATGGATCTTTTACAGAAACCGACGGCGTTATTGGCAATGAAGTGCTTAATGCAACAGCTAATGGTGGATTAACCAGGGCAGGATCAGGAACAGCAGTAAATCCTTATACCTTAGGTCTTACTTCCGGAACTGCTAATGGTCAGGTCATGACTTGGAATGGAACTGCGTGGAGCCCGGCCAATGCATTAAATATCTATAATTCTGACGGAACACTTACAGCCGATCGTACTGTAACATTTGGAGGAAGAGCATTAACTTTTAAAGGGTCAGAACAGCAAACGTTTTGGGGAGCTACAGGAACACTTAATCAATACGGAACTACTTCCTGTGCAAACATGATTCTTAATGCAGCCGATAGTAATGGAAATGGCGTTGCTGCAAGGATGCATTTTCAAATTTATCCCGAGCAATCTGCACAGATTATAGCTGATAGTGATGCAACAGGTTTGAGTCTTTCTACCAGCCAGACTACAGTATCTGCACCAATCTCTTTTCTTACCAATCCAGGAGGAGTAAATGCTGTTCAACGTGCTGAGATTTCAGGAGACGGAAGATTTAACATCAATAATACTTTAAGCATTGGGTATACCGCGCAGCAAACTTTCACAGGCACACAGAAGCTTAAAGTAAATGGAAGTATAGTGACAACAGGAGGAACTTATCCTGACTATGTTTTTGAAGACTATTACAATAAAACTTCAGTAATAAAGCCAACATATAAATTTACTTCATTATACGATACTGAAAAATTCATCAAAGAAAACAGGCACCTTCCAGGAGTAACTTCCATTAGGGAACTTGATAAAACTGAAGAAGGATATTCTTTTAACATCTCCGACCTGTCTGTACAGTCGTTGGAGAAGATTGAAGAGTTGTATCTCCACACCATAGAACAACAAAAGCAAATTGATGAACAGAAATCTCAAATCACTTTGCTGCTTGCAATTACAGAAAAGCTGAAGTCGGAGGTAGAACTCCTGAAAAAGAAAGAAGATATTGAATAA
- a CDS encoding helix-turn-helix domain-containing protein produces MKRNVLIDYKEIHMGNLIKLRVKEKKIALLRICGFIKCTAEEVEKMYASSSIDSEMLLKWSKLLEYDFFRIYSQHIILFAPNNSDQKKEQPKEEAVLPNFRKSLYTREIIDFILNEYISGNISRQEIYKRYNIPKSTFHKWLNKYNSEIKESED; encoded by the coding sequence ATGAAACGCAATGTACTGATAGACTATAAAGAGATTCATATGGGTAACCTGATAAAGCTTCGGGTTAAAGAGAAAAAAATCGCACTGTTACGGATATGTGGCTTTATTAAATGTACGGCAGAGGAAGTTGAAAAAATGTACGCTTCCAGTAGTATTGATTCTGAAATGCTTTTGAAATGGAGCAAACTATTGGAATATGATTTCTTCCGTATTTATTCCCAACACATCATTTTGTTTGCCCCCAATAATTCGGATCAGAAAAAAGAGCAGCCCAAAGAGGAAGCTGTATTGCCCAATTTTAGGAAAAGTCTTTATACCAGAGAAATTATTGATTTCATACTGAATGAATATATTTCCGGGAATATTTCAAGACAGGAAATTTATAAAAGATATAATATCCCGAAATCAACCTTTCATAAATGGCTAAATAAATATAATAGTGAAATTAAGGAGTCTGAGGATTAA
- a CDS encoding helix-turn-helix domain-containing protein — protein MKMNRPNYRIIYEDMLQKQHPDKIKECKELLKKENLDTEDILELNRRIFPKIYGNKEKYSQKHRAYNETDILRILDYQKKNKLNNSQLANHFKMSRNTITKWKKLGKFVK, from the coding sequence ATGAAAATGAATCGCCCCAATTACAGAATTATCTATGAGGATATGCTTCAAAAACAGCATCCTGATAAAATAAAAGAGTGCAAAGAGTTATTGAAAAAAGAAAACCTGGATACAGAAGATATTCTGGAACTTAACCGGCGAATCTTTCCGAAAATCTACGGAAATAAAGAAAAATACTCTCAAAAGCATCGTGCTTATAATGAAACTGATATTTTGAGGATATTGGATTATCAGAAAAAAAACAAACTTAACAATTCACAACTGGCTAACCACTTTAAAATGAGTAGAAATACCATTACCAAATGGAAAAAGCTGGGAAAATTTGTGAAATAA
- a CDS encoding winged helix-turn-helix domain-containing protein produces the protein MKKTPSLQTLQLITLERQGLTQTAPFGAGKDAVLAAMEHLGYIQIDTLSVVERAHHHTLWTRVPDFQTDYLDELVEDRKVFEYWFHAASYLPMKDYRYALPQMLLIKQSDSHYYNADKKVMRYVVDTIRNEGPKMARDFESKKDKTGSWWNWKPAKLALERLFMQGDLMISGRSGMQKTYDLTERVLPSSVNVTEPTPFELAEYLVKTALRAYGFTGLKQITHLRKGDVLKKNVNLILETLLEKGEIQKISVEGISPVFIQTDLLEKSEDIAGSGVKLLSPFDNSIIHRDRIKQVFDFDFRLECYVPKEKRQYGYFCLPVLFGNTFIGRVDCKAHRKDKKFELIHLHIENPDIAPELWLPSFTDAVKRFASFNDCESLLLTKVSPSKLKNKISKALSY, from the coding sequence ATGAAAAAGACACCTTCACTACAAACATTACAGCTTATTACATTAGAGCGTCAGGGATTAACCCAAACAGCACCTTTCGGGGCCGGCAAAGATGCAGTACTTGCAGCTATGGAGCATCTTGGATATATACAGATTGATACCTTATCTGTGGTAGAGAGAGCACATCATCACACTTTATGGACAAGAGTCCCTGATTTTCAGACAGACTATCTTGATGAGTTGGTGGAGGACCGTAAAGTATTCGAATACTGGTTCCACGCTGCCTCTTACCTTCCGATGAAGGACTACCGGTATGCATTGCCTCAAATGCTTCTTATAAAGCAAAGCGACTCTCACTATTATAATGCAGACAAAAAAGTCATGAGATATGTAGTAGACACCATCCGTAACGAAGGCCCTAAAATGGCGAGAGATTTTGAGAGTAAAAAGGATAAAACCGGAAGCTGGTGGAACTGGAAGCCTGCAAAACTGGCTCTTGAAAGACTTTTCATGCAGGGAGACCTGATGATAAGCGGACGGAGCGGCATGCAGAAAACCTATGATCTAACAGAAAGAGTACTGCCATCCTCTGTTAATGTCACAGAGCCTACCCCATTTGAGCTTGCTGAGTATTTAGTAAAAACTGCTCTTCGTGCTTATGGTTTTACTGGCTTAAAACAGATTACCCACCTCAGAAAAGGTGATGTATTGAAAAAAAATGTGAATTTGATTTTAGAAACTTTGCTTGAAAAGGGTGAAATACAGAAAATTTCTGTTGAAGGAATTTCTCCCGTTTTTATTCAGACTGATTTACTTGAAAAATCTGAAGATATAGCAGGATCAGGTGTAAAACTTCTATCTCCATTTGACAATTCCATTATTCACAGGGACCGTATTAAACAGGTTTTTGATTTTGATTTCCGTCTTGAGTGTTATGTTCCCAAGGAAAAAAGACAATATGGTTATTTCTGCCTGCCTGTATTATTTGGAAACACCTTTATCGGAAGAGTTGACTGTAAAGCCCACAGAAAGGATAAAAAATTTGAGTTGATCCACCTTCATATTGAGAATCCAGACATTGCTCCGGAGCTTTGGCTGCCATCTTTCACTGATGCAGTAAAGCGTTTCGCGTCTTTTAATGACTGCGAATCTCTGCTGCTGACCAAAGTGAGTCCGTCTAAACTGAAAAATAAGATCAGTAAAGCCTTGTCTTATTAG
- a CDS encoding transposase produces MNYKNIHIGKLIENAVSENHIELPRICNFLHCTEKEIEEMYGCSSLDAEILLRWSKLLEYDFFRIYSQHLILYAPALPKIKNTLHDGKKTKLPQFRKNIYTRELIDFILEKMEKGEMTKAEIIIRYKIPKTTLYKWISKYSR; encoded by the coding sequence ATGAATTATAAAAACATTCATATAGGAAAGCTGATAGAAAATGCGGTGTCCGAAAACCATATAGAACTGCCCCGTATCTGTAATTTCCTTCACTGTACAGAAAAAGAGATAGAAGAAATGTATGGTTGCAGCAGCCTGGATGCTGAAATTCTGCTGAGATGGAGCAAACTTTTGGAATATGATTTCTTCAGAATTTATTCCCAGCACCTTATTCTTTATGCTCCGGCTTTACCCAAAATTAAGAATACTTTACATGATGGGAAAAAAACAAAATTGCCTCAGTTCCGTAAAAATATTTATACCCGGGAACTTATAGATTTTATTCTTGAAAAGATGGAAAAAGGCGAAATGACAAAGGCAGAAATTATTATTCGATACAAAATTCCTAAAACTACCCTTTATAAATGGATTAGTAAATACAGTCGGTAA